The genomic window TGGTGCAGAAGCACCGCGTGACCATCCTGTACACCGCGCCCACCGCCATCCGCTCCTTTATGCGCCAGGGCGACGCCATTCCGGCGCAGTACGACCTGAGCAGCCTGCGCCTGCTGGGATCGGTGGGCGAGCCGATCAACCCCGAGGCGTGGATGTGGTACGCCCGCGTGATCGGCGGCGGGCGCTGCCCGGTGGTGGATACCTGGTGGCAGACCGAGACCGGCTCCATCATGCTCACCACCCTGCCCGGCGCACATGCGAGCAAACCCGGCAGCGCGGGCCTGCCGATGTTCGGCATCGAGCTCGCCATCATGACCCACGACGGTCAGGAACTGGGGCCGGACGACGGCGGCCTGCTCGTGATCAAGCGCCCGTGGCCCTCCATGCTGCGCACCGTGTACGGCGACGATGAGCGCTACCGCAAGACCTACTGGGGCGAGATTCCGCACGTGTACTTTGCCGGGGACGGAGCGCGGCGCGACGCCGACGGCTACGTCACCGTGGTGGGCCGGGTGGACGACGTGCTGAACGTCTCGGGCCATCGTCTGGGCACCATGGAGATCGAGTCGGCCCTGGTGGCGCACCCCAGCGTGGCCGAGGCCGCCGTGGTGGGCCGGCCCGACGAGGTGAAGGGCGAATGCGTGGTGGCCTTTGTGCTGCCGCAGGGGGGACAGACGGTCGAGCCACACGAGCTGCGCGCCTACGTCACGCGCGAGATCGGTGCGCTGGCCCGTCCTGACGCCATCATCATTGCAGACGCCCTGCCCAAGACCCGCAGCGGCAAGATCATGCGCCGCTTTCTGCGCCAGATTGCCGCCGGACAACCCATCCAGGGCGACACGAGCACCCTGGAAGACCCCAGTGTGCTGGAGCGGCTGGCGGAGACCCCGGCGGTGTAGCGGTCCGTGCCCGCACGCCCGGAGGGAACGGCGTGCGGGCTCCAGGGAGGCCAGCTACAGGTAGGCCAGAGCCCAGTTCTGCGTGCCGTGTCTCAGCCCCGCGCGCAGCAGGGCCAGGCCGTCTGGGGCCGCGTCATGGTGGTGGGGCAGGGGTCCGGTCAGCGCGGCGAAGTCCTCCTGAGTGTACTTCTGGGGGGGGTGCCGCACGTCTTCCACCGCGCCACCCACGACGCCATAAACCGCGCCGTATACATTGCCCTTGCGGGCGTCCAGGGATACGGCCTGGGGGCCGTCGCCGCGCACCAGACCCTCCAGGGTGGACACGCCCCACACCGCTGCGCCCCATACCCGGCCCAGGCCCAGCGCGTAGCTCGCGCCGACGCGCACGCCGGTATAGGAACCGGGGCCGGTGCCGATCACGATGGCCCCGGCGTGAAAGGGCAGGCCCGCTCCGGCGAACAGGTCGCGGGCGGCGGCGGGCAGTTCCTCGGCGTGCGCCCGGCCCACCTCGCGCGAGAAGGTCGCCTCGCCGCCGGGCCAGCTCAGGGCCAGGGTCAGCCACGGGGTGGCGGTGTCCAGGGCCAGGGTCACCAGGGTGGGGGGGGCAGTCATCGCCGGGCATTCTAAGGTGGCGCCGCGCGCTGTCACCCCCGCGGGAACGTGACGCGCTCCTGATCGGCACAGGGCACGGTGGTATCCTCGGGCATCATGACTGAAATCGCCAAGGGCCTGGAAGGCGTTCAATTCACGGAAAGCAAGCTGACCTTCATCAACGGCTCGGAAGGCATTTTGCTGCATCTGGGCATTCCGATTCAGGAGTGGGCCGAGAACAGCACCTTTGAAGAGCTGTCGCTGGCGCTGCTCGACGGCAAGCTGCCGACCGCCACCGAGCTGGCGACCTTCGACGCACACCTCCGAGAAAACCGCGAGATCCCGCATCAGCTCATCGACGTGATCAAGGCCATGCCGCGCGGCATCAACCCCATGCAGGCGCTGCGCACGGCGGTGTCGTACCTAGGCCTGCTCGATCCGCAGTCCGAGGACATCAC from Deinococcus aerophilus includes these protein-coding regions:
- the tsaB gene encoding tRNA (adenosine(37)-N6)-threonylcarbamoyltransferase complex dimerization subunit type 1 TsaB, which produces MTAPPTLVTLALDTATPWLTLALSWPGGEATFSREVGRAHAEELPAAARDLFAGAGLPFHAGAIVIGTGPGSYTGVRVGASYALGLGRVWGAAVWGVSTLEGLVRGDGPQAVSLDARKGNVYGAVYGVVGGAVEDVRHPPQKYTQEDFAALTGPLPHHHDAAPDGLALLRAGLRHGTQNWALAYL